The window TCGTAGTCTCCTAGCTCTCTCCTCGTTTCGACGTGTCCAATCTCGTCAACGCCCTCATCCGCTTCCTTGCCTCAGTCCCCATCTCTTCTCTTGGCACTTGAAAGCCAACGTCGCCGCATCACTGGAGATCACACACGTTCTTGGCCACCATCAAGCGCCTTGGAGTTGCTCGCCTCTACTCTGATATAGACGCCTTCGGTCTTGCCCTTCCTTCCCTTCCCCTAACCGAACCACAGCTTAGCACCCTCCTCTACTTCTATGTCGAGGGTCGCATGGTCTTTGAGGTCGTCCATGTCTACACGGTCATGGGCACCACCGCGGTTCCCTCCTCTCGCCCCACAAGTACCACCTATAATCTCTTCTTCACCGCCACAAATAAGCATCTCCCACAAGAAGTggctctcctgcatctgccggagAAGAGGACCTGTCGCCGTAGTTTTTGATCAACAACTCGTCCTTTCGCTGAGGACCCTACGACCAACAACTCTCCTTCGTAAAATTCCTCATCGTCGTCGCCTCCATCCCAAGGCCGCCGCTGAGGACCCTCTCCTTCCTAGCGACTCCGTCATCGCATTCGCCATCCACTCTGATGATGACATCGGCATAGCCCGCGACGTTGGCGAGCTCGCAAGGggatgtgaacaatgttggagaAGAGGACACATTAAAAAATAATTCGAAgtggatttgatttttttttaatttaaattttagttaattattaatcaattcttaacttaataaaatactttaaatagGTTTTTTAATCCTAAAATCATTAAGggtaatataataaatattaaattaggttatatcATTACCAAACACACTaggattatgttttattccctgtaattttgattatgtgattatctatacatgataatttgaaccaaacatacctttAGTATAGTAATCCTTTTCTCATTGCCACGTGATCTGATGACCGTCCAATGCTCAACTCCTTCGATATAGGATCCGAACGAATCACCTATGAGATCGCGCTAACCTAGCCTCTGTATTTAAAGAACTAATAAATTTGATAATTAGATGAGATGATTTGATTGGAATTGAAAGCATGGGAGTAAGGAAGGCCACGAAAACTCTGGTCAATGTTAAAATTTATTCAAACATTTAGGAACTTCCTACAAAAGTTTCTGAGAGTGTGAGACGACATCTATACGTAACAGGTCTCAAATTCAGACTTTCCAAATAGCAATTAAACAAGACAGCCCATTTGCAATTTAATCATGCTACTCGTTCTAAAAATTATTGGGCTACTGATTAACCACCAGAATTCCTAAAAAGTAGTActtcaaaatcaagaaaaattctTTAAACCGAAATTACCAAACCTATTTCCAAGCATGAGTTTACAATTAACAGAAAAATAATAAGGGATAGTAAGGTAATTTAATACCAGTGTCGATGACAGAACACACCCGACTTGCATAACCAGAGCCCACCCGGCACGCCCGGCCAGGCCGTGACCTTAGTGCGAGACCGTTGGCAGGCCGTGACCTCGCCACCGACAACCCACGGCTTCATGGAGAGGTCGCTGGCAAGCCGTGATCTCACTACGAGGCAATGCCCAACCTAATTAGGAGGAGATCGGGAGACAAAATCGTGTCAGCAGTCGAAATTGCATGAGAGAAGTCGAAAATTGTAACTAGTCGTCGGAGAGGGAACGGAGAGAAGTCAAATCATACCAAAGCGTGCATACCCTAGTCAACCAAATGGGTTTAATTAGCAATGAAATATAGTCTATGGCTAATGTTGTCGCTAATCAattaatataatttgtaaaatcCATTAATTAGTCACCGATTTAGTGGCCGATTTAATTATCAATCGTTAATTTGCGATTGAATTTTAATCGATCACTAATTAGTGATTGATAATTAAATCGGTCGCTAAATTAGTGACGGAATTTAAACTTTGTCGTTAATTCGGTGGTTAATCGTAGGTTTTTTTATAGTGATATACCAAGCTTATTATGTAGAAAGCTCATTTATCATTAATAGCCTATTAATATTAATGAACCAATTAATGGATCAAAATATTAAATACACATTCAATAACTTAATTgagatttagttttttaaaagtaATTGTTAGGTGGATTGTTAATCTTCAAGAAGTTCCCGGGCAAACAAAGACATTAGTATTTATAGTTCGGATTACATTAGCATAGctggtttataaaaaaaaaaactcactgtCCAAGTCAAAAAGTTAAAGCAAGCCATTAGATATTTAAGGCAACCTTTGGCGTCTAAGCTGGGAAGCTAAAAACAGACAACACCTCCAATGAGACGTCAAGAAATACCTCTGGCTATGCAAGTCAAATTGTTATATGGATCCTCATAGGAAGGAAGTAAGGTATCCATTCAAGTGAATCGGATTGGATTAGGTcagattgagtttttttttttaatccaatcTGAATCCGATCCAAATTCGAGTTcaaaccaaaatccttaaatcCGAACTCGACCAACCCCACCAACCCAAACTTGACTCggataacccgaaaatccgattaaaaagattttttttttaaattatttttcctataattttttacttttatctcaataccatcattatcatacaaacatgatattaatatacataaaaatattttaatttttaaaataaaattcgatttaaccccaaaaaatcgACTAAACCTTATATTTAAGTCAACACAGGTCAACCCGAACTCTACCCGACCCAATCCGAAAATTTTTAACCCTCTAATCTAAACCCGATCCGAAATCGAAAATGTCCAACCCAAACCTAATTTTTTTCGAATCGACTCAAATTAGGCTGTCGGATCGAGTTGATTTTTGACACCCTAATAGGAAGGCATGATCCAACCATTATAACATACAAGTAATGAAAAATCTCTGACCATCCAATAAGAGATGAAAGGAAGGCAACAAGTCATCCAAGCCAAAATGATAGGTAAACTCTCAAACCTTAGGTTTTAAGCAAGGGCATGAGCTCCATCCAAGAGATTAGGGAATATCTCACCTTCAAGGTGAGAGATAGAAAGCTAAAATCTATAGTAAAGGCTAAAGAAACACTcatttcctttttttcctttaGAGGAAATGGCATAACTTCCTTATTTCCCATGTAAGAGTTACTTGCCCACTTAAAATCCTCCTACTCCACATTGAGCTCTTAGCTATTGTCAAGAATAATGCACTCATATtataatagttttaaaaaatctaattaatttgcCAAATGACTAAATAAGAccaaaaataaaagaattaagaaaaacaTTATTTGAATACAATTTCAaattaactcaaattaaaagAATCCGCAAACATGTTTTCTTTGTCatgaaattcaaaaataatttttgtccATGAATTTTAAAAACACTCTTAACTTTATCTATGATAGTCTACTAAAATTATTGCTCATGTTAAATCCTTTATATGAGATGTCCCACAAGTCCACATCTTAGACTTTATCAGAAGACTTTTgtgttaaattattattaaaatcttGAGATATTTTggcatataataaaatattaaaaggaaTGAATAGGTCTGATGCGAATCGGACCTATTCACTTCAGACCGTGTTCATCGTCAGCGTAGATGTGAACAATAAAGGCAGGACGTGGTCTGGAGCATGTGTTCGAAGACCAAGAGACTCCCGAGTCCCAACTTTGAGGCGACCTCTCCTACCATCGTGGCCTCACCTCCGTTCACCAGCAGCACAACGCCACCCCGCTCCGGTGGGAAGTCGGGGTTCGAGGAGGTAGGGTGGAGATGGGCCAGGGGGTGAGCTGCGCCAGCTCGAGCTTCGAGCATGACTTCTTCTCGGCAGTCCAAGCTGGGAAATTGGATGTGGTGGACTGCTTCCTTAGAGAAGACCCAGCTCTTCTGCATCGCACCACCATCTACGACCGTCTGTCCGCGCTCCACATCGCCGCGGCAAATGGCTGCCTCGAGGTGAGGTCATCCCCTCCTCCTCGCTGATTTCGGCCAGATCAACGATTTTTGTTTTTGATTCGCGTGTGTTTGCAGGTTTTATCTATGCTGCTGGTCCGATCTGTGAGTCCTGACGTCGTGAATCGAGATAAACAGGTGGGAAAGAAACATAATTAGTGGATTTCCTCTATCTTACTGAAAATGGTTTCAAGAGATCTTGATCTCTTTGGATCTTCTTGTAAAATTAGACCCCGCTGATGCTGGCTGCGATGCATGGAGAGAAAGAAAGTGTGCAAAAACTACTCGATTCGGGGGCAAATGTGAGTCAGCTTACTGCTTTTTGCCAAAGTTTCTTTTTTGggatagtgtttttttttttctaattagtCCTGCGTGGTTAGGTCTTGATGTTTGATTCAGTGAACGGAAGAACATGCCTGCACTATGCTGCTTATTATGGTCACTCAGATTGTTTGCAGGCAATCTTATCGGCAGCAAAATCCGCGCAAGTCACTGATTCTTGGTAAGTTCCTGAAGGATCTAACAGTTCTAGGCTTTATATGGCTGAATGGATCAAGATGTTAAACTTGTTGATTTCCTGGCGTATTGGATCTGCAGGGGATTCTTGCGGTTTGTAAACTTGAGGGATGGCACAGGGGCGACGCCCTTGCACCTCGCTTCCAGGCAAAAATGCCCTAAGTGTGTCCATATTCTTTTAGAATGTGGGGCTCTCGTCTGTGCTTCAACTGGCCGATATGGGTAATTTATACACTACTAAATTCCCATCTTCGTAATTCAGCGTTTATATAGTTTCATTTGGCTGTAAGCTCAGGAGATTGCAATTTGCAGTTTTCCTGGAAGCACGCCACTACACTTTGCAGCTCGTGGGGGAAATTTGGGCTGTGTTCGTGAATTGCTTTCACGAGGTGCTGATCGGCTTCAAAGGGATGCATCAGGGTAAGTAACTGATGAT is drawn from Zingiber officinale cultivar Zhangliang chromosome 1B, Zo_v1.1, whole genome shotgun sequence and contains these coding sequences:
- the LOC122051485 gene encoding E3 ubiquitin-protein ligase XB3-like, translating into MGQGVSCASSSFEHDFFSAVQAGKLDVVDCFLREDPALLHRTTIYDRLSALHIAAANGCLEVLSMLLVRSVSPDVVNRDKQTPLMLAAMHGEKESVQKLLDSGANVLMFDSVNGRTCLHYAAYYGHSDCLQAILSAAKSAQVTDSWGFLRFVNLRDGTGATPLHLASRQKCPKCVHILLECGALVCASTGRYGFPGSTPLHFAARGGNLGCVRELLSRGADRLQRDASGRLPYEVALKQNHGACAALLNPSAVEPLVWPSALKFISELDLDTKALLEATLMESNRERESKVLTATTQSLTSPACSDKAFDDDISEDDDMDLCAICFDRVCSIEVKDCRHQMCSQCTLALCCYSKPNPTNLCSASPTCPFCRSNISKLATIKEKDGESHDNTSKTSKHRKPRKTQNCSEGTSGFNVLSTAMGSFGRVINRSDNVDKL